The segment CAAGTACTATTAAGTTACAATCGTAGATATCCAGGAGATGGAAATTGTTTATATCTCCTAGGTAGAAATTACTTTGCACAAGGTAAGTTTCACAAAACAGTATCCTCACTTGAATCAGCAATAGGCTTTGGTAACAAGACTATAGAAGTTTATGAGTTTTTAGGTAAATCCTACAGGAAAATAGGTAATTACAATAAGGCACTTGAAATACTCTCTTTTGTGTATAACCAGACAAAAAAGGAAGAATTGCTAGGTATAATAATAGAAATATCAAGTATAATTGATGTTGATTACTCCTCTTATATAACAGCTAGAAAAACCATTTCTATACCCAAAGCATCTTCGCAATCAATACCAACAACAAATCAAAATATTCCTAGAAGGCAATCAGCAAACAATTTGAGTACATCAATACAACAATCTACAATAAAAACCGAAGAAGGGACAAGAACTCAAGTTGAAACAACTACCCAAAGCGAACCCCACCAAGAACAGATAAACGAATAAAACCAAGGAGATTATCCATGATAGACTTTCATACTCATACATTTCTAAGTGATGGTGTGTTATCTCCAAATGAGCTTGTTCAAAGAGCAAGACAATTTGGATACAAAGCTATAGCTATTTCAGACCATGTTGATATATCAAATGTCGAATTCATAGTAAAAGAAATAGCTAAATTTTGTACCTCCGTAAATAAATTCTATAATGACATACTGGTATTACCTGGTGTAGAAATAACACATGTTCATCCTAATCAGATAAACGAAGTTGCAGAATTAGCTAAAAAACTTGGATGTAAAATTGTACTAGTACACGGTGAAACTATAGTTGAACCCGTTGAAAAAGAAACCAATATAAAAGC is part of the Brevinematales bacterium genome and harbors:
- a CDS encoding histidinol phosphate phosphatase domain-containing protein, producing MIDFHTHTFLSDGVLSPNELVQRARQFGYKAIAISDHVDISNVEFIVKEIAKFCTSVNKFYNDILVLPGVEITHVHPNQINEVAELAKKLGCKIVLVHGETIVEPVEKETNIKAIESVYVDILAHPGLISEEEVKLAVKKGKYLEITSKKGHSLTNGHVAKLAKKYNAKIVINTDTHTPDNLITIDTAYKILKGAGLDDEDIRQVFKNSEDILKSLPS